In one Oryza glaberrima chromosome 2, OglaRS2, whole genome shotgun sequence genomic region, the following are encoded:
- the LOC127764239 gene encoding chaperone protein dnaJ 16-like yields the protein MAGSKFGSFKSEKGSSAGAAAGAGAAAQRRDPYEVLGVGRNATEQEIKSAFRRMALKYHPDKNADDPVASDKFQEATFSYNILSDPDKRRQYDSSGFEAIEADSQELELDLSSLNTVNTVFAALFSKLGVPIKTTVSATVLEEALNGSVGISQLELGQSVFRKVEKQSAHFYSVDITDKEAKMGLVCRVQSTAKSKFKLLYFEPEENGGLSLALQEDSVKTGKVTSAGMFFLGFPVYRFEQNNSVAAAKDPDSAFFKRLDGFQPCEVNELKAGTHFFAVYGDNFFKSATYNIEVVCAEPFSTEKEKLRCVEAKILAKRSELSKFESEYREVLAKFTEMTSRYTQEMQTIDELLKERNAIHASYTNNTTLQRSSSSNKGKTSSKESKSDDDQTVKKEKKSKSKSMEGSRSDDDGPRKEKKPKERLRRKKWFNIHLKVDKRRPC from the exons ATGGCGGGGTCGAAGTTTGGGTCGTTCAAGTCGGAGAAGGGGAgctcggcgggggcggcggcgggggccggagcggcggcgcagaggaggGACCCATACGAGGTGCTTGGGGTGGGGCGTAATGCCACCGAGCAGGAGATCAAGAGCGCCTTCCGCCGCATGGCCCTCAA GTACCATCCAGACAAGAATGCAGACGACCCTGTTGCCTCGGACAAGTTTCAAGAAGCCACATTCTCTTACAACATACTGTCAGATCCCGATAAGAGGCGGCAGTATGATTCCTCGGGATTCGAG GCCATTGAAGCAGATAGTCAGGAACTGGAGTTGGACCTGTCAAGTCTGAACACTGTAAATACAGTGTTTGCTGCCCTGTTTAG CAAGCTAGGTGTACCAATCAAGACCACAGTTTCTGCAACAGTTTTAGAGGAAGCATTGAATGGGTCGGTGGGAATTTCCCAACTCGAGCTTGGCCAGTCCGTCTTTAGGAAG GTGGAAAAGCAATCAGCTCACTTTTATTCTGTGGACATAACAGATAAAGAAGCCAAAATGGGGTTAGTGTGTAGAGTTCAATCAACTGCTAAAAGTAAATTCAAG TTGCTATATTTCGAGCCTGAAGAAAATGGTGGGTTAAGCCTTGCTTTACAG GAAGACAGTGTAAAGACAGGGAAAGTTACTTCTGCTGGAATGTTCTTTCTTGGCTTTCCAGTCTATCGCTTTGAACAAAATAATTCA GTTGCTGCTGCAAAGGATCCTGATAGTGCATTCTTTAAAAGATTGGATGGCTTTCAACCATGTGAAGTAAATGAACTAAAAGCAGGGACCCATTTTTTTGCTGTCTATG GTGATAATTTCTTCAAGAGTGCAACCTATAATATAGAGGTTGTATGTGCTGAACCCTTTTCTACTGAAAAGGAGAAACTACGATGCGTGGAGGCAAAGATACTTGCAAAACGATCTGAGCTGTCTAAATTTGAGTCTGAGTATAGAGAG GTCTTAGCGAAGTTCACCGAGATGACCAGCAGATACACTCAAGAAATGCAGACG ATCGACGAGCTTCTCAAGGAAAGGAATGCAATTCATGCATCCTACACCAACAACACAACTCTGCAACGGAGTTCCAGTAGCAACAAAGGGAAAACATCCTCTAAAGAGTCCAAAAGTGATGATGACCAAACtgtgaaaaaggaaaagaaatcgAAGAGCAAGTCCATGGAGGGATCCAGAAGTGATGATGATGGTCctagaaaggaaaagaaa